In Leptolyngbya sp. NIES-2104, the genomic window GCGCAATGATGCCCGAAGTTCTGGAGCCGGATCGGTCAAGAGCCGCTTGGAAACGTACGGATAGGCTTTGCTCAGCACTTTGAACTCAGGATCGACATTGATTGCGATTCCTTCTAAGGTGACTAGCGATCGAATAATTAACGCAAAAAATGCAGGCACCTGAAACGGATATTCGTACATCAACGCTGACAATTTATCGGTAATGCTTTTGATATTGATTTCTGCAACAGAAGCGCCTAATGCCTCGTTAAATACTTCTGCAAATGCTGGAACGATCGGAGTGAGATCCATCGTGGGAGATAAGAAACCAAGATTCACATAATCTTGAGCCAAACCCTCGAAATCCCGATTGACTAAATGCACGATCGCTTCGATCAATCCATACCGCTGATAGGGTTCAACCTGGCTCATCATGCCGAAATCAAGATACGCTAATCGTCCATCGGGCATCGCTAATAAATTTCCAGGATGTGGATCAGCGTGAAAGAATCCGTGCTCTAAAAGCTGTCTGAGCGAACATTGCACCCCAACATCGATTAAGTGCGTCGCATCAATGCCCTGATCGCGAATCGCATCGAGTTGAGTCAGCTTCATTCCGGTAATCCATTCCATTGTCAGAACGCGGCGACCCGTAAACTCCCAGTAGATCTTCGGGACATAGATTTCTGGCAAATGCCCGTAGAGGTCTTGGAATCGTTCAGCGTTGCGACCTTCCTGGGTGTAGTCCATCTCTTCAAAGATGCGAGTCGCTAACTCGTCCGCGATCGCAACGAGATCACTTTTCACGCGCTTGACGTTTTTCATCACCCATCCTGCCAATCGCCGCAGAATGAACATATCGAGCGCGATACTTTGAGCCAGTCCTGGACGCTGAACTTTCACCGCCACCGTTTCGCCCGTTTTCAGCTTGGCTTTGTACACCTGACCAAGAGAAGCCGCTGCGATCGGTAACGGACTCAGTTCGTCATAAATCTGATCCGGAGTTTTGCCCAACTCTTCTCGAATAAACTGAAACGCGACTTCATTCGGAAACGGCGGCAATTGATCCTGAAGTTTGGTTAATTCTTCTAAATAAGTGGGCGGCACTAAGTCGGGTCGGGTCGAGAGTGCTTGTCCGATTTTGATAAAAGCCGGACCCAAATTCGTCAGCATCTCGCGCAGGTGAATCGCTTGTTTCTGCTGATTTTTAAGGCTATTTCCAGTGAACCGATCCCACCAAAGCCGCACAGCAAAAAAGAGAAACGGTAGAAAAATGCCAAACGTCCGTCGCCAAACCGACAGCGATCGCGTCCGATAATACGCCGCAATTAAATCGGGGTCATAGCGCAAAACGGTCATGTCCGCTTGATTCGGAACCAGCGCTAACTCCGATGTGATCAGTCCATTCTCAGTACGAATAAAGGGAAGCGAGTCAGGCGCTTCAGGAGTCATAGCGTGGGACGGATTAGAAGTTGGGTTCATCGATCGACACCGGAGGCAATTATTATGTAACGTATTGTAACAAGAAGCATTCGAGGACTTCCTGTTTTCAGTTAATCATTTTGGCGAAGCCTTGAGGGGATTCGCGATCGCCAGATTACCGAATCACTCCTATCAGGAAATCCTCATCAAGAACGAGAAGCGGGTAGAAATCTTAATTCATCTCCCTCTTGACGCTTTCTTAGAACGGATTTACTATAGTCAAAACCAAATCATGCTTGTACTCCAGCCTGTCCTCGCTAACATGGAAAAGAAGTGCAGATCGTTGTTTTGTGAGTCTTCATGCTATTGTCCCTGCGGATCGAAAATTTTGCGCTGATTGATCACCTCGACTTGACGCTTGGGGCAGGACTGCACGTTCTGACCGGAGAGACAGGTGCCGGAAAATCGATTATTTTAGATGCGATCGATGCCGCGCTCGGTGGCAAGGTCACAGGTCGGGCAGTCCGAACCGGAGAAGAACGCGCCTCGATCGAAGCGACGTTCCGAGTGAATGACTTGCTGAAATCTTGGTTCGAGCAAGAACAAATCGATTTGCTCGATGACGAGCTT contains:
- a CDS encoding AarF/ABC1/UbiB kinase family protein, yielding MTPEAPDSLPFIRTENGLITSELALVPNQADMTVLRYDPDLIAAYYRTRSLSVWRRTFGIFLPFLFFAVRLWWDRFTGNSLKNQQKQAIHLREMLTNLGPAFIKIGQALSTRPDLVPPTYLEELTKLQDQLPPFPNEVAFQFIREELGKTPDQIYDELSPLPIAAASLGQVYKAKLKTGETVAVKVQRPGLAQSIALDMFILRRLAGWVMKNVKRVKSDLVAIADELATRIFEEMDYTQEGRNAERFQDLYGHLPEIYVPKIYWEFTGRRVLTMEWITGMKLTQLDAIRDQGIDATHLIDVGVQCSLRQLLEHGFFHADPHPGNLLAMPDGRLAYLDFGMMSQVEPYQRYGLIEAIVHLVNRDFEGLAQDYVNLGFLSPTMDLTPIVPAFAEVFNEALGASVAEINIKSITDKLSALMYEYPFQVPAFFALIIRSLVTLEGIAINVDPEFKVLSKAYPYVSKRLLTDPAPELRASLRDLLFKDGSFRWNRLENLLKNARDNSDYNLDQALDQATDYLFSDRGEFIRANLVNEIVKAIDSLSQSAWRNLSYGFRERVGLAVERPPLPPENQATLDHLKRVWNILRETRGFNQTKILSLIPRLLAKPETQQMGQQIVSDFTQRLAARLIREVLLKDELNQRSTVQPSAALTVVR